The region GACCGCGACGTTGGTGCCGGCGTTCTCGCCGCCGAGCGCCGGCAGCACGTTGCGCTGATCGTTCCGGTTGCGGCGGTACTGCAGCTGCGCGGTCAGGTTCACCGAGGTGCCTTGCGCGGCGCCGCGTCCGCCGCGGCCGCCGGCCGGCCGCTGGCCGCCCGCCGCGAATCCGCCGCGTCCGCCCCCGCCGCGTCCGCCTGCCGGCGCCGGCGTGAAATTGTGCGTGACGCGGACGCTGACGTTGTCGCCCGAGGACTGCGACGTCCCGATGTTGTGGAAGTTGCGCGTCGGCCCGGAGAGGTTCGGCAGCGGGATGAAGCGCAGCAGGGCAACCGCGGCCGGATCCATGCGCTCGATCGGAATCACGTTGCCGGGGAACGGCTGTCCCGTGCGGGGATCGATGACGGGCGCCGCGCTCGCCGAGAAGTCGCCGGTGCGCATCGCCGGCGACGGCACGGTCGCGTACTGATCGAAGAGGTTGCTGCCGCGGTTGCCGTTGTAGGTGAGCGTGAAGTTCGTGCGCCGCGTGCCGTCGTAGATCCCCGGGAGTTTCACCGGCCCGCCCAGCGTGCCCCCGAACGACTGGCGGGTGTAGGGACGTTCCTGGACCGCGGATCCGGAGCGCAGCTGATACGGCGCGGCGTCGAGCGCGGATCCGCCGAAGGTGTAATTCGTGGTCCCGTTGTAGCGCTGCTGCTGGCCGCCGCGGCCGCCGATGACGAATCCGCCCGGGCCGCCAGGCCCGCCCGGTCCCCCGCGTCCCTCGCCTCCGCGTCCGCCGGGCCCGGGCCCGCCCGGACCGCCGAACCCGCCGCGTCCCCCGGGACCGCCGCGTCCGCCCTGTTCCCCCGCGAAGCCGGCGGCGAACTCTCCCGTCGCCGGATCGAACACGCCGCGGCCGATGGCGTCGAATCGATCGTTGAGCAGGCCGCGATCGAGGCTGGCGTTGCCGCCGGTGATCGCGATCGCATCGGACGGCGCGTCGGTGGAGAAGCCCGCCGGCAGCAACAGCCGGGCGGCCGCTTCCTCCGCCTCGCGATCCGCGGCCGGCGCCTGCGCGGCGGTGTCTGCCTGCTGGACCGGCACCACGCTGGTCGGCGCGGCTCCGCGCTGCGGGGCCCGGGCCGCCTGCGGTGCCGGCGCCTGCCGCGGCGGCAGCACGAGCGAGACGTCGACGGTCTGCGCGCACCCGGAGCCGGCAGCGCCCGGGTCAGCGACGACGAGCGGGCGCTGCACCCGGGTGAATCCGGCCAGCTCCGCCGTCAGCGTGTACTCGCCCGGGGCGAGCGCGACGGAATACGCGCCATCGGTTTCGGTCGAGGTCGCGGCGCGGACCACATCGCCAATCTTCAGCGTGATCGCCACGCCGGGCAGGGGCGTCGCGCCGCTCGTGGCGCGTCCCGAGATCCGGCATCCGCCGCCGGCGGACGTCTGGCGCGCGTCGAGCGGATTCATCAGCGCCAGCGCGGCAAGCAGTCCGGCGGCAAGTCCGGCCGCGCGCCGCGAAACAGGGGTGGTTTCCATCGGTTGGTCGGGAATACGCCTCCTGGCCGCAATTGGTTTAGGATGCAGCCCCTGCCACAATCTTTTCACACGGCATGACGGAGGGGGCGGAATGACTCGAACGATGATGGCGCTCGCGGCGGTGGCCGTGATGGGCGTCCAGGCTCCGGCGCCGCAGGCGCCGCAGATCGATCCCACCTGCCCGGAGATGGCCACGGCGCTCCAGGCGCTGCTGCGCAACGACGCCAGGCTCCGCGATTGGGCTCAACTGAACCGCTACCGGGACGCGAACCGCACCTTGCCGCCGCCTGCCGGCGGCGAGCCGCGCGTCGTCTTCATGGGGGACTCGATCACCGACGCCTGGCCGCAGCCGCGCTTCGCGTCGACGTTCTTTCCCGGCAAGTCCTACGTCGGGCGCGGCATCAGCGGGCAGACCACCCCGCAGATGCTCATCCGCTTCCGTCCCGACGTGATCGATCTCAAGCCGAAGGCGGTCGTCATCCTCGCCGGCACGAATGACATCGCCGGCAACACCGGCACGATGACCGACGAAGACATCCAGCGCAACCTGATGTCGATGGCGGAGCTGGCCAAGGCCAACAACATCAAGGTCGTGCTGTCCAGCATCCTTCCGACCAGCGCGTATCACACCCCCGAGCGGGGCGTGCCGCAGACCACGTCGCGGCCGATGTCGCGCATCCGGGCGCTGAACGACTGGATGAAGCAGTACGCCGCCGCGAACGGCCACGTCTACCTCGATTACTTCACCGCCATGCTCGACGCCAGCGGCGTCATGAAGACGGAGCTGACCGCGGACGATCTGCACCCCAACGCCGCCGGCTACGCGGTCATGATGCCGCTGGCGCAGGCGGCGATCGATCGCGCCCTGCGCTGAGATCTCAATCGAAGGAGTCGAAGGAGGCGAAGAAGCGAAGGAGCGCGAAGGAGCCGAAGGAGCGAAGGAGCGCGAAGGAGCGCGGTTTCTCGTTTCTGTCGGAGCTCGAAGGGGCGAAGGTCGAAGGTCGAAGGGTCGAAGGGGCGAAGGTCGAAGGAGCCCGCTGCGGCGCGAGGATCCGCCAATCTTCTTCGACCTTCGCCCCTTCGACGTCCCGACCGAAACAGAGAGCGCGTTCCTTCGAGCTCCTTCGAACTCCTTCGCCTCTTCGCCCTCCTTCGCCTCCTTCGATTACGAACGCAGCACGCGCACCGGATCGACGCGCGCCGCGCGCCGCGCGGGAACGACGCTGGCGATCGCGGCGACGGCGAGCAGCACGAACGCCACCGCGGCGAAGCTCGCCGCGTCGCGCGGCGCGACGCCGTACAGGTAGCGCTGCAGCGCCGACGTCAGCCACAGCGACGTCAGCAGGCCGATGGCGAGCCCGGTGATCGCGATCGCCATCGACTGCCGCACCACCAGCGCCACGATGTCCCGCACCTGCGCGCCGAGCGCGGATCGCACGCCAATCTCTCTGGCGCGCTGGGCCACGCTGTACGAGAGCACGCCGAACAGCCCGACGCCGGCAATCGCCAGCGCGAACAGCGCGAACGTGCCCAGCAGCACGGCGTAGAGCCGCGGCTTCGCCAGGCTCTCCGACACCCGATCCTCCATCGTCATGATCGACTCGAGGGGCGCCGCCGGGGCCGCCTGACGGACAACCGCGCGTAGCGCCGGGACGATGCGGGCCGGATCGTCGGCCGTCCGGACGACGAGGTGGATGTCGGACGCATACAGCGGCCGCTGCGCCATCGGGAAATAGACGTCCGGCTGCGCCGCGTCTCCCACGCTGTTGCGCGCGGTGTCCTCGACGACGCCGACGATGGCCACGGTCGTGTTGTCCGCGCCGGGCAGCGTCCAGCCGAGCGCCCGGCCGTCGAGATATCTGCGCGAGAACTCGCGATTCACGATCGCGACCCTCCCTCCCGTCGTGGCGTCCGCCGCGGTGAACTCCCGTCCTTCGACGACCCGCTGTCCGAGCGCGGCGAAATATCCGGCCGTGACCTGGCGGGAACCCGATTGCACCTGGACCGTCGAGCCGTCGCGTTTCTTGACGGGGAAGGACGACAGCATCTCGCCGCCGGTGAAGGGGAGCGCCGTCGCCGCCGCGGCGCGAGTCACGCCCATTCCGGAGATGCGGCCGAGAATGTCCTGGACGATCTGCACCCGCCGTTCCTCGGAGAACAGGCGATCGGCGAGGATCAGACGCGCGGACAGCACGTTGGTGCCGTCGTATCCCAGGTTGGCGTGCGTCATCGCGGTGAAACTGCGGACCAGCAGCAGGGCGCCGACCAGCAGCACCGACGCGATCGCGACCTGCGCGGCCATGATGAAGGCGCGGGCGCGGGCCGTCCCGGTGCGCATGCCGCCGCCGACCGGCGCCAGCGAATCTTCCACCAGGGCGGGGACGACGCTGCCGCGCGCGGCGTGCAGCGCCGGGAGCAGTCCGCAGCCCAGCCCCGCGAGAATCGAGACCAGGATGGCGAACGCCTGAATGCGCCAGTCGAAGACGAGATCGTCGACGCGCGGAAAATCGGCGGGCAGCAGCGCCGGAAGGGCGCGGTGCATCAGCGCCGCCAGCGCGAGGCCCGCCGCGCCACCGAGCAGCCCGAGCAGCAGGTTCTCGACGAGCGTCTGCCGCACGAGCCGGCCGCGGCCGGCGCCCAGTGCCGCGCGGATCGCAAGCTCGCGGCGGCGCACTGACGCGCGCGCGAGCTGCAGGCTGGCGGCATTCGCGGTCGCGGTGGCGAGGAGGAGGAGCACGGCCACGAACAGGATCCCGATCGCGGGGCGGACGTCGCGGGTCAGGGCCTGCAGCATCGGAATGGCGGAGACTTCGACCGCCCCGTCGCTGCCGAACACGGCCATCACCACCGGTCCGCGGGAGGGCACGGTGCGGCCGCGCGCGCTGCCTTCCGCAGCCGCCTGCTCCGGCGTGACGCCGGGCCGCAGCCGGCCCAGCGCCTGGAACAACTGTATCGACTGCGCCGGCGAGGTCTTGCTCACCATCGGCACGACGATGAACGGCGTCCACGCCCGCGTCGCCCGATCGGGGAACATGAAGGACGCCGGGGTGACGCCGACAATCGTATGGGGCGTGCCGCCAACGCGCAGCGTGCGTCCGACGACGTCGGCGGCGCCGCCGAAGCGCTCCTGCCAGAAGCCGTAGGAGAGGACCACCACGCGCGGGCGCCCTGTTTCGGCATCCTGCGGCAGGAACAGCCGGCCGAGCAGCGGCCTGGCGCCGACGACATCGAGGAGTCCCGCCGTCACGGCGGCAGTCTGCACGCGCTCCGGCTGCTCGTCACTGCCGATCACCGCGCGCCGGCCCGACCACGCCTCGATGGCGTCGAGCGTCGCCGACGGCGACTCCCGCCAGGCCAGGAACGCGGCATTGGTCATCATCGGGTTGAAGCGGCGGGTGCTGCCCTGACGCGTTTCGTACAAGCGCACCAGCCGGGGCGCGTCCGCCCATGGCAGCGGCTTCAGCAGCACGCCATACGCGACGCTGCCGATCGTCGTCGTCGCCGCGATCCCCAA is a window of Vicinamibacterales bacterium DNA encoding:
- a CDS encoding SGNH/GDSL hydrolase family protein, whose product is MTRTMMALAAVAVMGVQAPAPQAPQIDPTCPEMATALQALLRNDARLRDWAQLNRYRDANRTLPPPAGGEPRVVFMGDSITDAWPQPRFASTFFPGKSYVGRGISGQTTPQMLIRFRPDVIDLKPKAVVILAGTNDIAGNTGTMTDEDIQRNLMSMAELAKANNIKVVLSSILPTSAYHTPERGVPQTTSRPMSRIRALNDWMKQYAAANGHVYLDYFTAMLDASGVMKTELTADDLHPNAAGYAVMMPLAQAAIDRALR
- a CDS encoding ABC transporter permease, whose product is MNWKARLAARLPLDDDVLEELAQHAASTYAAARADGLPAADAIARVDAQIEAWLANPALLRRRGRRAPAVTPPSGSGGRLTSIPQDVRYALRLLGREPVYAALVVATMALGIAATTTIGSVAYGVLLKPLPWADAPRLVRLYETRQGSTRRFNPMMTNAAFLAWRESPSATLDAIEAWSGRRAVIGSDEQPERVQTAAVTAGLLDVVGARPLLGRLFLPQDAETGRPRVVVLSYGFWQERFGGAADVVGRTLRVGGTPHTIVGVTPASFMFPDRATRAWTPFIVVPMVSKTSPAQSIQLFQALGRLRPGVTPEQAAAEGSARGRTVPSRGPVVMAVFGSDGAVEVSAIPMLQALTRDVRPAIGILFVAVLLLLATATANAASLQLARASVRRRELAIRAALGAGRGRLVRQTLVENLLLGLLGGAAGLALAALMHRALPALLPADFPRVDDLVFDWRIQAFAILVSILAGLGCGLLPALHAARGSVVPALVEDSLAPVGGGMRTGTARARAFIMAAQVAIASVLLVGALLLVRSFTAMTHANLGYDGTNVLSARLILADRLFSEERRVQIVQDILGRISGMGVTRAAAATALPFTGGEMLSSFPVKKRDGSTVQVQSGSRQVTAGYFAALGQRVVEGREFTAADATTGGRVAIVNREFSRRYLDGRALGWTLPGADNTTVAIVGVVEDTARNSVGDAAQPDVYFPMAQRPLYASDIHLVVRTADDPARIVPALRAVVRQAAPAAPLESIMTMEDRVSESLAKPRLYAVLLGTFALFALAIAGVGLFGVLSYSVAQRAREIGVRSALGAQVRDIVALVVRQSMAIAITGLAIGLLTSLWLTSALQRYLYGVAPRDAASFAAVAFVLLAVAAIASVVPARRAARVDPVRVLRS